From a region of the Spelaeicoccus albus genome:
- a CDS encoding MBL fold metallo-hydrolase, with the protein MTLSKQLRPRVVALGTAGGPKWWKSRAGVRRAGIATAVVVGEKFYLVDCGRGVGGQLSHAGLDLANMRGIFLTHLHSDHTVDLAGLAIFGLYEMLERTDDPVPIIGPGNRGMLPIASPRAAIPPTPLAPNSPTPGTREMFELLMAAHATDLNDRIIDSLRPSPLELFNASDIEIPGGIGYHPNDCPTPTMEPFDIYEDDLVTVSAILVEHPPIAPAFGFRFETEGGSVTFSGDTTYTPNMATLARGTDLLFHEAIDFDWVEAVYANKADAASRASRDHHYKSHTSVRDAAKLASEAGAGQLALHHLVPGSAPDATWQQDADLFAGPFHVPNDLDSIRLRP; encoded by the coding sequence ATGACCTTAAGCAAGCAGCTCCGGCCCAGAGTCGTTGCCCTGGGTACGGCGGGCGGACCGAAGTGGTGGAAGTCGCGGGCCGGAGTACGCCGGGCGGGAATTGCCACCGCCGTCGTGGTCGGCGAAAAGTTCTACCTTGTGGACTGCGGACGCGGGGTTGGCGGGCAGCTCAGCCATGCCGGCCTCGACCTGGCGAACATGCGCGGAATCTTCCTCACACATCTGCATTCGGATCACACGGTGGATTTGGCCGGCCTCGCCATCTTCGGCCTCTACGAAATGCTTGAGCGTACGGACGACCCGGTCCCTATCATCGGCCCGGGCAACCGCGGAATGCTGCCAATCGCTTCCCCGCGCGCCGCCATACCGCCGACGCCGCTCGCACCGAACTCGCCGACGCCCGGTACACGCGAAATGTTCGAGTTGTTGATGGCGGCTCATGCCACGGACCTCAACGACCGCATCATCGACAGCCTGCGGCCATCGCCGCTCGAGCTGTTCAACGCTTCCGATATCGAGATCCCCGGCGGCATCGGCTACCACCCCAACGACTGCCCGACTCCCACGATGGAGCCGTTCGACATCTACGAGGACGACCTCGTCACGGTCTCGGCCATTCTCGTCGAACACCCGCCCATTGCGCCGGCGTTCGGCTTCCGTTTCGAAACCGAGGGCGGATCCGTCACCTTTTCCGGTGACACGACGTATACGCCGAACATGGCGACGCTGGCCCGCGGCACCGATCTGCTGTTCCACGAGGCGATCGACTTCGACTGGGTCGAAGCCGTCTACGCGAACAAGGCCGACGCGGCCTCCCGCGCATCGCGGGATCACCATTACAAATCGCACACCAGCGTCCGGGACGCCGCGAAGCTCGCCTCGGAGGCGGGAGCCGGCCAATTGGCACTGCACCATCTGGTGCCCGGCAGCGCCCCCGATGCCACGTGGCAGCAGGACGCCGATCTCTTTGCTGGCCCCTTCCATGTTCCGAACGACCTCGACAGCATTCGACTTCGTCCGTAA
- a CDS encoding aldo/keto reductase, which translates to MTNSTEDQISNHTLTIRTLGAAGPAVTSPGLGGMSLSGAYGHVDEDESVAVVHAYLDAGGTLIDTADFYAAGHNEMLIARALRERSRDDVVLSVKFGAQLTPSGLPQGFNGSPANVKTSLAYSLQRLGTDHVDIYRPARLDPDVPIEDTVGAVKDLVDDGYVRHIGLSEVGADTIRRAAAVAPISDVQIEYSLLSRGIESNGILETCRELGIGITAYGVLGKGLLGGGTTGGARSVFPRFQGENLAHNQALVEPLRTIAEAKGATLAQLAIAWVAAQDKHVVPIVGSRRTSQVQSLVDSNRVTLTSDDLAEITKLVPPGAVHGERYPDAAMSELDSER; encoded by the coding sequence ATGACGAATTCCACAGAAGACCAGATCAGCAACCACACACTCACCATTCGGACTCTCGGCGCCGCGGGGCCGGCGGTCACATCGCCCGGACTGGGCGGCATGAGCCTGTCCGGCGCGTACGGTCACGTTGACGAGGACGAGTCCGTCGCCGTGGTGCACGCCTACCTCGACGCCGGCGGCACGCTCATCGACACGGCCGACTTCTACGCCGCCGGCCACAACGAGATGCTCATCGCACGGGCGCTGCGCGAGCGCAGCCGCGACGACGTCGTGCTCTCGGTGAAGTTCGGCGCGCAGCTGACGCCGTCCGGTCTTCCGCAGGGGTTCAACGGCTCGCCGGCGAATGTCAAGACGTCCCTCGCCTACTCACTGCAGCGCCTGGGCACCGATCACGTCGACATCTACCGACCGGCCAGGCTTGATCCGGACGTGCCGATCGAGGACACGGTCGGGGCCGTGAAGGATTTGGTCGACGACGGCTACGTTCGGCACATCGGGCTCAGCGAGGTCGGGGCCGACACGATCCGGCGAGCAGCAGCGGTGGCTCCGATCAGCGACGTCCAGATCGAATATTCGCTGCTCAGCCGCGGCATCGAAAGCAACGGGATTCTCGAGACGTGCCGCGAGCTCGGTATCGGCATCACGGCGTACGGCGTGCTGGGCAAGGGGCTCCTCGGCGGAGGGACGACGGGCGGCGCCCGCAGCGTGTTCCCGCGTTTCCAGGGCGAGAACCTTGCTCACAATCAAGCCCTCGTCGAACCGCTGCGTACCATCGCAGAGGCCAAGGGTGCGACGCTCGCGCAACTGGCAATCGCGTGGGTCGCCGCACAGGACAAGCACGTCGTGCCGATCGTCGGTTCGCGCCGCACGTCCCAGGTGCAGTCGCTCGTCGACAGCAACCGGGTGACCTTGACCAGCGACGACCTGGCCGAAATCACGAAGTTGGTACCGCCCGGCGCCGTGCACGGCGAACGCTATCCCGACGCCGCCATGTCGGAGCTGGACAGCGAGCGCTGA
- a CDS encoding SDR family NAD(P)-dependent oxidoreductase: protein MSEGTSAVTPLAGKVAIVTGSGQGLGLAYAKELASQGAAVVVNDVNEQVAGDAVAAITGAGGRATAVVAPVGSTETATALVDAAVNTFGRLDILVTNAGVLRDKSLLKMSDDDFDVVLNVHVRGTFTCVRAAYGYFKENKIAGRIIAIGSPTGQRGNFGQTNYAAAKAGIVGMVRTWAIEMKKAGVTANAVIPVAATAMTKTVPFFAKAVEADERGEAMPDFFRKELGFGPAADVAPLIAFLASDAAAGVTGQAVGIGGDRLQLWSHPEPVATGYHDGGWDFAALARGFDGMFGGKLQSVGEEMPELPADLAPDAEGR from the coding sequence ATGTCTGAAGGAACCAGCGCCGTAACACCCCTGGCCGGAAAGGTCGCCATCGTCACCGGCAGCGGCCAGGGTCTCGGCCTTGCCTACGCCAAGGAACTGGCCTCCCAGGGCGCCGCAGTCGTCGTCAACGACGTCAACGAGCAGGTCGCCGGCGACGCAGTCGCGGCCATCACGGGCGCCGGCGGCAGGGCCACCGCGGTCGTTGCCCCGGTCGGCAGCACGGAGACGGCCACGGCCCTGGTCGATGCGGCGGTGAATACGTTCGGCAGGCTCGACATCTTGGTGACCAACGCCGGAGTCCTGCGCGACAAGTCGTTGCTGAAGATGAGCGACGACGATTTCGACGTAGTTCTCAACGTGCACGTGCGCGGAACGTTCACGTGCGTGCGGGCGGCATACGGGTACTTCAAGGAAAACAAGATCGCCGGCCGGATCATCGCGATAGGCTCGCCGACGGGCCAGCGCGGCAACTTCGGACAAACCAACTACGCGGCGGCCAAGGCCGGCATCGTCGGCATGGTCCGCACCTGGGCCATCGAAATGAAGAAGGCCGGAGTGACCGCCAACGCAGTCATCCCTGTCGCGGCAACCGCCATGACGAAGACCGTCCCGTTCTTCGCGAAAGCCGTGGAAGCCGACGAACGCGGTGAGGCGATGCCGGACTTCTTCCGCAAGGAACTCGGGTTCGGGCCGGCAGCGGACGTCGCGCCGCTGATCGCGTTTCTTGCCTCGGACGCCGCAGCAGGCGTGACCGGGCAGGCGGTCGGCATCGGCGGTGACCGCCTGCAGCTCTGGTCGCACCCCGAGCCGGTCGCTACCGGATATCACGACGGCGGCTGGGACTTTGCGGCATTGGCCCGCGGCTTCGACGGCATGTTCGGCGGCAAGCTGCAGAGCGTCGGCGAAGAAATGCCCGAGCTCCCCGCCGATCTGGCCCCCGACGCCGAAGGACGCTGA
- a CDS encoding GntR family transcriptional regulator, with translation MVEHTASEKPATRATTDGSVYEGLRRRLQAVVANLAAHEALPTERELAEQYGVSRTTVRRALRSLEDKRLVYRVQGAGTFVSNTTVSKSLSLTSFSEDMRERGWRPGSRIVTADEVPAGAEIGADLQIAADEPVVRLIRVRLANDSPMCLESVYLPAAGVPGLLEGGLEGSLYEKLARYGERPARAEQVVTATSVDGADAALLDIAPGSPALRIRRIGLNRRDHPIERTVSIYRADRYDVSFAVLRDE, from the coding sequence GTGGTCGAACACACAGCGTCGGAGAAACCCGCCACTCGGGCCACTACCGACGGATCCGTGTACGAAGGGCTTCGTCGACGCCTTCAGGCTGTTGTCGCGAACCTAGCAGCCCACGAGGCGCTTCCTACCGAGCGCGAACTCGCCGAACAATACGGCGTCAGCAGAACGACAGTGCGCCGAGCGCTGCGATCGCTGGAGGACAAGAGGCTCGTCTACCGCGTACAGGGCGCGGGGACGTTCGTCTCAAACACCACCGTGTCCAAGTCGCTATCGCTGACGTCATTTAGCGAAGATATGCGCGAGCGTGGGTGGCGACCCGGCTCACGTATCGTGACTGCCGACGAAGTCCCCGCGGGGGCCGAAATCGGCGCCGACTTGCAGATTGCTGCCGATGAACCAGTCGTGCGACTGATCCGGGTGCGATTGGCCAACGACTCCCCGATGTGCTTGGAGTCGGTGTACCTGCCGGCGGCCGGCGTACCCGGCTTGTTGGAAGGCGGTTTGGAAGGGTCCCTCTACGAAAAGCTGGCCCGCTATGGCGAGCGGCCGGCTCGGGCGGAACAAGTCGTTACCGCTACGTCCGTCGACGGAGCAGATGCTGCGCTGTTGGACATTGCGCCGGGCAGTCCTGCTCTGCGGATACGGCGCATCGGCCTGAATCGCCGCGACCATCCCATCGAGCGAACCGTCAGCATCTATCGCGCCGACCGCTACGATGTCTCGTTCGCCGTCCTGAGAGACGAATAA
- a CDS encoding LysR family transcriptional regulator, which produces MSDITLRQLEYFVTVVDTGSVTAAAREANISQAAASMAMGQLEHVLGVELLIRKRSKGIAPTSAGRELADRARRILSLTGEIDAAVSGNWAEMRGELRLDITFLYSLQRIDGIDRQTIAPVRLHLMLAADHRFAARESVSFRELADEHAILLDVPPTIERVTAMIRHAGVDPKLRWPSTNMETIRSLVARGLGYSVVNSRPKTGVAFDGNSVVYVPVSDELPVNTIMAALPPGVRPPRRVDEAIRICRDHYAP; this is translated from the coding sequence ATGTCGGACATTACACTGCGACAGCTCGAGTACTTCGTGACGGTTGTCGACACCGGATCGGTCACTGCCGCCGCACGCGAGGCCAATATCTCGCAGGCAGCGGCTTCGATGGCGATGGGGCAATTGGAGCACGTGCTCGGCGTCGAACTCTTGATTCGCAAGCGGTCCAAAGGAATCGCCCCGACTTCGGCGGGGCGGGAGCTGGCGGACCGAGCCCGGCGCATTCTGTCGTTGACCGGCGAAATCGATGCGGCGGTCAGCGGGAATTGGGCCGAAATGCGCGGCGAACTGCGGCTCGATATCACGTTCCTGTATTCGCTGCAGCGAATAGACGGGATCGACCGTCAAACTATCGCTCCGGTGCGACTGCACTTGATGCTGGCGGCCGATCACCGGTTCGCCGCCCGCGAGTCGGTATCCTTTCGCGAGCTGGCTGACGAACATGCAATTCTGCTTGATGTGCCGCCCACCATCGAGCGCGTGACGGCAATGATCCGGCACGCCGGCGTCGATCCCAAGCTCCGCTGGCCGAGCACCAACATGGAAACCATTCGGTCGTTGGTAGCGCGCGGCTTAGGTTATTCCGTGGTCAATTCCCGGCCCAAGACCGGCGTCGCGTTTGATGGCAATTCGGTGGTTTATGTGCCGGTCTCCGACGAGTTGCCGGTGAACACGATCATGGCGGCGCTTCCGCCCGGCGTCCGCCCGCCGCGCCGCGTCGACGAAGCCATCCGGATCTGCCGAGACCACTACGCCCCGTGA
- a CDS encoding helix-turn-helix domain-containing protein — translation MTNRAELADFLRRRRELLRPADAGLPAGPRRRTPGLRREEVAMLAGVSVDHYTRLEQARGSSPSASVVGAIAGALQCDLDQRDHLFYLAGLPPPARRAGVYVRPGLIAMADRLVDIPVLITTDVGDVVWSNVLGRSFLGSWPEHADAGSAGWDAAGDAGARPRSRNVVWRWFTEPSARPIAEPEWPRISAAHVSDLRAVYARRSGDADVASLVADLLETSAEFRELWERHDVAVHHEDVKTMIHPEVGDVQLRCEILLSPDAGIQLLAFFPLPGTDAAEKLELLRVIGTQEFQPER, via the coding sequence GTGACCAACCGTGCGGAACTTGCCGACTTTCTGCGCCGGCGGCGTGAACTTCTCCGTCCGGCCGATGCGGGGCTCCCGGCGGGTCCGCGTCGGCGAACTCCGGGATTGCGCCGCGAGGAGGTGGCAATGCTCGCCGGTGTGTCGGTCGACCATTACACACGGCTCGAGCAGGCTCGCGGGTCGTCGCCGTCCGCGTCCGTCGTCGGTGCCATCGCCGGTGCGCTGCAATGCGATTTGGACCAGCGTGACCATTTGTTCTATCTCGCCGGCTTGCCGCCACCGGCGCGCCGGGCGGGTGTGTATGTGCGTCCCGGGCTGATTGCGATGGCCGACCGGCTCGTCGACATCCCGGTGCTGATCACGACGGATGTGGGCGATGTCGTCTGGTCGAATGTGCTCGGCCGCAGCTTCCTCGGCAGCTGGCCGGAGCACGCGGACGCCGGGTCGGCGGGCTGGGATGCTGCCGGCGACGCGGGCGCTCGTCCGCGAAGCCGGAACGTGGTCTGGCGGTGGTTCACCGAGCCGTCGGCCAGGCCGATCGCCGAGCCGGAGTGGCCGCGGATCTCGGCCGCCCATGTCAGTGACCTCCGGGCGGTGTATGCCCGCCGCTCCGGCGATGCGGACGTCGCGTCGCTCGTGGCCGATCTGCTGGAGACAAGCGCCGAGTTCCGTGAGCTGTGGGAGCGGCACGACGTCGCCGTTCACCATGAAGACGTCAAGACCATGATCCATCCGGAAGTCGGTGACGTGCAGCTACGCTGCGAGATCCTCTTGTCGCCGGACGCGGGCATCCAATTGCTCGCGTTCTTCCCTCTCCCCGGCACGGACGCCGCGGAAAAGCTCGAGTTGTTGCGCGTGATCGGCACGCAGGAGTTCCAACCCGAGCGGTGA
- a CDS encoding sugar porter family MFS transporter, producing the protein MSAEQHSPGAPAPGSDTQTGNGPSRAGVVLGITIIVGLGGFLFGYDSGVISGALKFITQDFHLSAGVSGLVVSSILVGAMVGSLSSGRLSDRYGRRTIIIVAALAFVVGAVLAALAPSVAILLAARVILGLGIGAASALVPVFIAEVAPPATRGRLVAVNQLLITIGIVAAYVVGYAFTDSHNWRAMFGVGAIPALGLGIGMFFMPESPRWLLARGREGRARAVLTKLRPSAAAVEAELAEIGQVRPDHGTRLKDLAKRWMAPALIAGIGLQVLGQATGVNTVIYYAPTIFGHAGLGASTAILATVGIGIVNLVMTVVGMMLVDRIGRRRLLISGVTIMTVALVVLALTLSIAGLSDTTGLVAFICIAVYIAAVAASLDVVVFIIPSEIYPLRVRGTAMSVTLFSNWGMNFVVSLTFLTLLQALGTAGTFWLYAALCAVLVIFTLKFIPETRGRSLEEIERDFHGGTVAER; encoded by the coding sequence ATGTCCGCCGAACAGCATTCGCCCGGTGCTCCGGCACCCGGGTCGGACACTCAGACGGGTAACGGGCCCAGCCGTGCCGGAGTTGTCCTGGGCATCACGATCATCGTTGGACTTGGCGGCTTCCTCTTCGGCTACGACAGCGGCGTGATCTCGGGAGCGCTGAAGTTCATCACCCAAGACTTCCATCTCTCTGCCGGCGTGTCCGGGCTCGTTGTCAGCTCCATCCTGGTCGGTGCCATGGTCGGTTCTCTGAGCTCGGGCCGGCTCTCCGACCGTTACGGACGGCGCACAATCATCATCGTGGCTGCCCTCGCGTTCGTGGTCGGCGCCGTCCTTGCCGCCCTGGCGCCATCCGTTGCGATACTCCTGGCAGCACGCGTTATTTTGGGTCTTGGGATTGGCGCCGCATCGGCCTTGGTGCCGGTATTCATCGCCGAGGTCGCCCCGCCGGCCACCCGTGGACGACTCGTAGCCGTCAATCAACTTCTCATCACCATTGGGATTGTTGCCGCTTACGTGGTCGGATACGCGTTCACGGACTCTCATAACTGGCGTGCCATGTTCGGGGTCGGGGCAATACCGGCGCTTGGCTTGGGGATCGGTATGTTCTTCATGCCGGAGAGCCCCCGCTGGTTGCTGGCCCGCGGCCGAGAGGGTCGCGCTCGCGCCGTCCTGACCAAGCTGCGGCCGAGCGCCGCGGCAGTCGAAGCCGAGCTAGCGGAGATCGGGCAGGTCCGACCCGATCATGGAACACGTTTGAAAGATCTCGCCAAACGGTGGATGGCACCGGCGCTCATTGCCGGAATCGGGCTTCAGGTCCTCGGGCAGGCCACGGGCGTCAACACGGTCATTTATTATGCGCCGACGATTTTCGGCCATGCGGGACTCGGAGCCTCGACGGCGATATTGGCCACCGTCGGTATTGGAATCGTCAATCTGGTCATGACCGTCGTCGGGATGATGCTTGTCGATCGCATCGGCCGCAGGCGGCTCTTGATCTCGGGCGTCACCATTATGACCGTCGCTCTCGTCGTGCTCGCCCTGACTCTGTCGATCGCCGGGCTTTCCGATACGACCGGGCTTGTCGCGTTCATCTGTATCGCCGTGTACATCGCGGCAGTTGCAGCGAGCCTGGACGTCGTGGTGTTCATCATCCCGTCGGAAATCTACCCGCTGCGAGTGCGCGGTACCGCTATGAGTGTCACATTGTTCTCCAACTGGGGGATGAATTTCGTCGTCTCCTTGACCTTCCTGACGTTGTTGCAGGCGCTGGGGACCGCCGGAACGTTCTGGCTGTATGCCGCACTGTGCGCCGTCTTGGTGATCTTCACGCTGAAGTTCATTCCCGAGACCCGCGGGCGCAGCCTGGAGGAAATCGAGCGGGACTTTCACGGCGGCACCGTCGCCGAAAGGTGA
- a CDS encoding MFS transporter: protein MRNRPKFQDSPDVAGATETASETAAETATDAASPSNADVNDSARLNTKDMRRILASSFIGSAVEYYDFILYSVAAALVFNQTFFSGLGPGFALFASFATLAIGYVVRPVGGIVFGHFGDRIGRKKMLVLSMLLMGGATTAIGLLPTTAQAGLIGPIALIVLRLIQGFAVGGEWGGAALMALEHAPAKRRGFAASFANAGGPAGAILATLVVSAFTMAAGDKFLVWGWRVPFLISAVLIIVGLIIRLKIAESPLFQRLVEKGEKRKMPILDVVRNHPRAVLIALMATISFYCCQGILTVWGVAHAVSQGVDQSGVLDFKALGAAVTLVVTFIAARLSDKVGRRPVLMSAGVAGIVLAFPTIWLLDNGTLWGFAIADIVGNGVVQGFLYGPIGAYIAEQFPTRLRYSGASLSYQGASMIGAGFTPMIASGLVIVGGGSPWLVAVFWMAVLLAGLLAVRATPEGVKVNLG, encoded by the coding sequence ATGCGCAACAGACCGAAATTCCAGGACAGTCCGGACGTCGCCGGGGCCACGGAGACAGCCAGTGAGACGGCCGCCGAGACGGCCACCGACGCGGCTTCGCCGAGCAACGCTGACGTCAATGACTCCGCAAGGCTGAACACCAAGGACATGCGGCGAATCCTGGCCTCGAGCTTCATCGGCAGCGCCGTCGAATATTACGACTTCATCCTCTATTCCGTCGCCGCCGCACTGGTTTTCAACCAAACGTTCTTCTCCGGACTGGGCCCGGGGTTCGCGCTTTTCGCCTCGTTCGCGACGCTGGCGATCGGATACGTGGTTCGACCCGTCGGCGGCATCGTCTTCGGGCATTTCGGCGACCGGATTGGTCGCAAGAAGATGCTGGTCCTCTCCATGCTGTTGATGGGCGGGGCGACGACGGCGATCGGGTTGCTGCCGACGACTGCGCAAGCGGGGCTGATCGGCCCGATTGCGCTCATCGTGTTGCGCCTCATCCAAGGCTTCGCCGTCGGCGGTGAGTGGGGCGGTGCCGCCCTGATGGCGCTGGAGCACGCCCCGGCAAAGCGTCGCGGATTCGCAGCCTCCTTCGCCAATGCCGGCGGCCCGGCCGGCGCCATCCTGGCCACCCTCGTCGTCTCGGCGTTCACGATGGCCGCAGGCGATAAGTTCCTGGTGTGGGGGTGGCGGGTGCCATTCCTTATCAGCGCGGTGCTGATCATCGTCGGGCTCATCATCCGGCTAAAAATCGCTGAATCGCCGCTCTTTCAAAGACTGGTCGAGAAGGGAGAGAAGCGCAAGATGCCGATTTTGGACGTCGTCCGGAATCACCCTCGCGCCGTGCTCATCGCCCTGATGGCGACCATCAGCTTCTATTGCTGCCAAGGCATTCTCACGGTCTGGGGCGTCGCCCACGCCGTGTCGCAGGGTGTGGATCAGTCCGGCGTGCTCGACTTCAAGGCCCTCGGTGCCGCGGTCACGCTGGTCGTAACCTTCATCGCCGCGCGGCTCAGCGACAAGGTCGGACGTCGTCCGGTGCTAATGTCCGCGGGTGTCGCCGGGATCGTGCTCGCCTTCCCGACGATCTGGCTGCTCGACAACGGCACCCTGTGGGGCTTTGCAATCGCGGACATCGTCGGCAACGGTGTCGTGCAGGGCTTCCTCTACGGGCCGATCGGGGCATATATCGCCGAACAGTTCCCCACTCGCCTGCGTTACAGTGGCGCGTCCTTGTCGTATCAGGGGGCGTCGATGATCGGTGCCGGGTTCACGCCGATGATCGCCAGTGGCCTCGTGATTGTCGGTGGAGGATCACCGTGGCTGGTGGCGGTATTCTGGATGGCGGTCTTGCTTGCCGGACTGCTTGCCGTGCGGGCCACTCCCGAAGGAGTCAAGGTCAACCTCGGCTAG
- a CDS encoding amidohydrolase family protein, protein MTATRREPVRYEPNLDVGALQAIDMHVHVEVDSHGHASLPQALTDASSKYFKAEDRSPSLDTIAETYRGLNMAAVVFTVDARTNLGQAPNSIEEIAEGAARNNDVLIPFGSVDPLTGADAIERARRLAGDYGVHGFKFHPSVQGFDPSDERFYPLWEALEQIGLPLVFHTGQNGIGAGLPGGFGIKLRYSNPLLLDAVAADFPDLPIIMAHPSVPWQDEAISIATHKSNTWIDLSGWSPKYFPEALVRAASKRLADKVLFGTDFPLITPAKWLGAFENLSIPDDVRPKILKHNAAALLGLGT, encoded by the coding sequence ATGACCGCCACACGCCGCGAACCCGTCAGGTACGAACCGAACCTCGACGTCGGCGCGCTCCAAGCGATCGACATGCACGTGCACGTGGAAGTCGACAGCCACGGCCACGCATCACTGCCGCAGGCGCTGACCGACGCGTCCAGTAAATACTTCAAGGCCGAGGATCGATCGCCGTCACTGGACACGATCGCGGAGACCTATCGCGGCTTGAACATGGCAGCAGTCGTCTTCACCGTCGACGCGCGCACCAACCTCGGGCAAGCGCCCAATAGCATCGAAGAGATCGCCGAAGGAGCCGCCCGGAACAACGACGTGCTCATCCCGTTCGGCTCGGTGGATCCGCTCACCGGTGCCGACGCCATCGAGCGGGCCCGCCGGCTCGCCGGCGACTACGGCGTGCACGGCTTCAAATTTCACCCGAGCGTGCAAGGGTTCGACCCCTCCGACGAGCGGTTCTACCCCTTATGGGAGGCGCTTGAGCAGATTGGGCTGCCGCTGGTGTTCCACACCGGGCAAAACGGCATCGGCGCCGGACTTCCCGGCGGTTTCGGCATCAAGCTGCGGTATTCGAATCCGCTGTTGCTCGATGCGGTCGCCGCGGACTTCCCGGACTTGCCGATCATCATGGCCCACCCGTCCGTCCCGTGGCAGGACGAGGCCATCTCGATCGCTACGCACAAGTCCAATACCTGGATCGACCTGTCCGGATGGTCACCGAAGTACTTCCCCGAGGCTCTGGTGCGCGCAGCGAGTAAACGGCTGGCGGACAAGGTGCTCTTTGGTACCGATTTTCCGTTGATCACGCCCGCGAAATGGCTTGGTGCCTTCGAGAATCTGTCGATTCCGGACGACGTCCGGCCCAAAATTCTCAAACACAACGCCGCGGCGCTGCTCGGCTTGGGAACCTGA
- a CDS encoding MarR family winged helix-turn-helix transcriptional regulator, translating into MHTSQSSPPLNQESDRAEQIAAADGTFRLLATDLASEIEFLTARARSVGTARANAMLAPLDLRVSSYCVLALACSDEGPSQRELAEFLHLDPSQIVSLVDRLEKRDAVRREPDARDRRSKVVAATTSGRELYDHARAAVREAEDQSMAPLTHEERLHLKALLRRVAFVSEE; encoded by the coding sequence GTGCATACATCCCAGTCATCGCCCCCGCTCAACCAGGAATCCGATCGGGCCGAGCAGATCGCTGCCGCCGACGGCACGTTTCGCCTCCTGGCCACGGACCTGGCGTCGGAGATCGAATTCCTCACCGCACGGGCGCGCTCGGTCGGCACGGCACGGGCAAACGCAATGTTGGCCCCGCTGGACCTGCGCGTGAGCTCGTATTGCGTGTTGGCCTTGGCGTGCAGCGACGAAGGGCCGTCTCAGCGTGAACTGGCCGAGTTCCTGCATTTGGATCCCAGCCAGATCGTGTCCTTGGTGGACCGCTTGGAGAAGCGGGACGCCGTGCGGCGCGAACCCGACGCCCGCGACCGCCGCTCGAAGGTCGTCGCCGCGACGACGTCCGGCAGGGAGCTCTACGATCACGCCCGCGCCGCGGTGCGCGAAGCCGAGGATCAGTCGATGGCGCCTCTCACACACGAAGAGAGGCTGCATTTGAAGGCCCTGCTCCGCCGCGTCGCGTTCGTGTCGGAGGAATAA